The Obesumbacterium proteus DNA window CTTGCCATGAGCGGATCCATGTTGCGCGGTTTTGAGCCACTTCGGCAGGCGTGAATTCTAAGGCTTTTGCTGGAACCTTCAGCTGTTCAAAACCCGCAGGCAGCGTGGTTTTAATCACCGGATACATCCAGTTGCCGGTTGGCATTTCGTTCTGGAAAGCCGGAGTGGTAATGAACTGCATAAATCTCTGTGCCAGCTGTGGCTGCTTGCTACCGGCGAGCTGAGCCGCAACTTCTACCTGTAAGTAGTGGCCCTCGCTAAATTCGGCGGCTGCGTAGTTATCTTTTTTCTCTTCGATAATGTGATACGCCGGCGACGTGGTGTAGCTCAATACCAAATCCGCTTCGCCTTTCAAGAACAGGCCGTAGGCTTCACTCCATCCCTTGGTCACCGTCACGGTTTTCTTTGCCAGTTTTTGCCAAGCCTGCGGAGCGTCGTTACCGTAAACCTTTTGCATCCAAAGCATTAAGCCTAATCCCGGCGTGCTGGTGCGCGGATCTTGATAGATCACTTTCCATTTTTCAGGGCCATCGACCAGCTGTTTCAAACTGGTCGGCGGGTTTTTCAGCGTGTTTTTGTTATAAACGAAAGAGAAGTAGCCGTAGTCATAAGGCACAAAGGTTTTATTCTGCCAGCCACCAGGAACGGTGAGCGACTGAGTATCGACTTCGCTAGGCACAAACAGGCCGGTTTTCTCGGCGGCTTGCACTAAATTATTGTCCAATCCCAACACCACATCGGCGCTGCTTTTTTTGCCTTCCATTCGGACTCGGTTAAGTACCGAAACGCCGTCTTCCAGCGCCACAAGCTTCAGCTCGCAGCCACACTCTTTTTCAAACGCCGCTTTAACCTTCGGGCCAGGGCCCCATTCAGCGGCAAAAGAATCGTAGGTATAAACAGTGAGAACAGGTTTATCAGCGCTGTGAGCCAAAATAGGTGCGGCGATCAGCATTAAGGCAGGAATCAATCGTTTCAACACTTTGCACTCCGTGAGTTAAGTCAGGTCGCAAAGGTCTTTGAGCAAGCGTGGGTACACTCTCAAATCCCTCCGCCGGTGTTAGCCGGATCAGGTTCGACGGGTTTCTCTCAGCAAAAACGTGCTGCGCAGGCGTTGATCCGATGTCGGGCAGTGCTCAGAATCCTCACATACTTTGTGTATGCTCCGGTTCTTCCGCGCTGGCCGACACCAGCTGAACGCAGCTCGCGACGTTTTTAGATCGGCGATGGAAATTGCCGGTCTATTTTTTTGCACCCCGTTGAGAACAGGGCGCTATTGTAAAGAGAGCATCTGTTATTAGAAAGGATTAATAACGTTACCGAGGTTTTTCACAACCGGTTGAAACGGTTAATTCATGCACATGACTGTCGGAGGGAAGCTCCGGCGGGGAGAACCACGCGGATTTGAAATCGAACCAGCCGAGCGTATTCATGCGCACGCCGCGCATGCTGTGCTGTCCGTGGAGTTTTAGCCAATGGTGGAACAGGGGATGAAGCTGATGTTCTTGCACCAAGCGTTGGCACCATTCGGCCATGGGCAGGGCATTGTTGCGCCATCGGCTGGCGTCTTGCTGTAAATCACCGCTGAGGCAGTGCTGGAGCAAGGGAAGTTCATAGAGCATTGAAAAAACAGAAAACTCTAACGGTAAATAGAAGTTGGCACTGCCGACCCAGAGATCGCTTTGCGCATCGCCTTCGTGCCAGCGGCTGTAGCTGATCTCCTGCATGGTGAGCTCAACGCCATATTCGGCCAGCAACGGCTTAAGCGCTAAATAGATCGCGTGGAATTCGGAATGTTTGGTGTAGACCGTTAATGTTAGATGAGTCAGATGCTCCGGTTTCTTATTTTCACTGATCAATAAATTATGGTGCCAGCGTGGCAGGATGCCGTAGGCCGGTGACCAGTAACGCTGATGAATTTTTCCTGCTTTATTGAGCAGGGCAATCGGCGTCATGACCTGACAGAGCCATTCGCGCACCGCCGGATCGGAGGTTAACGGCGAACGTTGGTCGAACAGCATAAAGTAGCAGCCTTCTTCCAAGCGGCTTTCCAGCTCATCTTTCCCCGTATCGTCGGATTGTAGCTGCACGCCTGCGTGTACCAACTCTTCCGAAATTTCAGGCAGAACCCAGATGTTAACTTCGTCAATCAGCGCACGGAAACCAAAGTAGTCGTCGTAGGCACGGATTTTCAGCTGCGTCTGCGTGTTACGCACCACCTGATAAGGGCCAGTGCCGATAGGCGAGCGCGTGAAGTTGGGTAGCGATTGCCATTCGTGCGGCAGGATCATGGCGCTGACGCTGCCCAGCAGCCAAGGTAGCCATGCATCGGGCGTGCTTAAATGAATATCGATGACGTAAGGGTTGGGGGAAGTGATGGTTTTTAGGTGCGAAA harbors:
- the sgrR gene encoding HTH-type transcriptional regulator SgrR, which produces MATSRLQHQFIRLWQSFKGQSAETTLGDLAETLSCSRRHVRTLLNSMQQQGWLHWQAESGRGKRSTLTFQSTGLQVQQLRAEELLEQDHIEQLVQLVGDRSSVRQMLLSQLGRSFRQGKHILRILYYRPLFNLLPGTPMRRSETHLARQIFSGLTQLNEENGELESDLAHHWQAITPLHWRFYLRPAIRFHHGRELEMIDVIQSLERLRDQPLFSHLKTITSPNPYVIDIHLSTPDAWLPWLLGSVSAMILPHEWQSLPNFTRSPIGTGPYQVVRNTQTQLKIRAYDDYFGFRALIDEVNIWVLPEISEELVHAGVQLQSDDTGKDELESRLEEGCYFMLFDQRSPLTSDPAVREWLCQVMTPIALLNKAGKIHQRYWSPAYGILPRWHHNLLISENKKPEHLTHLTLTVYTKHSEFHAIYLALKPLLAEYGVELTMQEISYSRWHEGDAQSDLWVGSANFYLPLEFSVFSMLYELPLLQHCLSGDLQQDASRWRNNALPMAEWCQRLVQEHQLHPLFHHWLKLHGQHSMRGVRMNTLGWFDFKSAWFSPPELPSDSHVHELTVSTGCEKPR
- the thiB gene encoding thiamine ABC transporter substrate binding subunit encodes the protein MLIAAPILAHSADKPVLTVYTYDSFAAEWGPGPKVKAAFEKECGCELKLVALEDGVSVLNRVRMEGKKSSADVVLGLDNNLVQAAEKTGLFVPSEVDTQSLTVPGGWQNKTFVPYDYGYFSFVYNKNTLKNPPTSLKQLVDGPEKWKVIYQDPRTSTPGLGLMLWMQKVYGNDAPQAWQKLAKKTVTVTKGWSEAYGLFLKGEADLVLSYTTSPAYHIIEEKKDNYAAAEFSEGHYLQVEVAAQLAGSKQPQLAQRFMQFITTPAFQNEMPTGNWMYPVIKTTLPAGFEQLKVPAKALEFTPAEVAQNRATWIRSWQAAVSR